One Saccharopolyspora erythraea NRRL 2338 genomic region harbors:
- a CDS encoding type I restriction endonuclease subunit R, which produces MSPIHHEAVFGTAIVDAMLERGWEEGAGSDYDAELGLDTAQLFTFIGATQQAEWDELLSYYGDDADAAQRGFAQRVAKAIDNDGVLEVLRKGVKDRSVRIRLAYFKPSLVVSDSALDDYRANRLTIVRELKYAAKQADRDNRLDLTLFVNGVPVATAELKNPLTGQGVEHAKRQYREERDPTELIFRNRVVANFAVDPDLVFVATELRGERTRFLPFNTGSDGPGKPGGAGNPPTTQFGKYATSYLWEQVWQPDNWLDLLERFVHEYREKSANGRIKKSLIFPRYHQWDVVKKITAHTARHGTGHDYLVMASAGSGKSNTIAWLAYRLSSLHTPADPAELDADARAKGLKPGSPVFDKVLIITDRRNLDSQLRATVGSFEQTAGTVVAIDEKNGSKSEQLAKRLSSSQGKIITVTLQTFPALLDFLRKNPTEIKGSRFAIVVDEAHSSQSGDAAGDVRKALRNLALDADDDSNEPGATEAKVPADDLEAKLKRRVAERAKNPNLSYFAFTATPKSKTLEYFGTLGERDGKAAFVPFHTYSMRQAIEEGFILDPLRNYVTYNTYWKLISNNPDDREVDAAKANPQLARAAVMHPSTVSQHAQVIVDHFRAHTLGRLGGRAKAMVVTASRQSAVQMSRAIKNYIADLQKKGKLRDDIGVLVAFSGTLTYENEEVTESKENGGLPETALTKAFAYTRADDLTTKTGGAGQPEYRILVVAEKYQTGFDQPLLTTMYVNKKLGGISAVQTLSRLNRTADRKTQADLAVLDFVNEAGEIQESFRPYFEDAATLPSDPNLLYNAQGRVMSPPILVDTEMIAFVEAFLAAEQASGGSEAKWAKLHAELYRHIAPAVQRYEELLRDETLQELAEQFRFDLGDFIRKYGFLSQIVPYQDAELERLYLFGRHLLNRLPHGNNGGVDIGEVDLSHLRVEKTGEHDLGLAPDGTAELRGFGDGSGTSKNHDKSLLSELIERFNDRHATTFTEDDVARPFRETVQDEKVRQAAIVNNEENFGAVFDDVFEDKMADHIDTISGLGDQYFARSDDTFKKSLNRSARSAAWRLIRKQEGIADDVA; this is translated from the coding sequence ACTACGGCGATGATGCGGACGCGGCGCAGCGCGGGTTCGCGCAGCGGGTCGCGAAGGCGATCGACAACGACGGGGTCCTGGAAGTGCTTCGCAAGGGCGTGAAGGACCGCAGTGTCCGCATCCGCCTCGCCTACTTCAAACCTTCGCTGGTGGTCTCTGACAGTGCGCTCGACGACTACCGTGCCAACCGGCTTACCATCGTCCGCGAGCTGAAATACGCGGCCAAGCAGGCAGATCGGGACAACCGACTCGACCTCACATTGTTCGTCAACGGGGTCCCCGTCGCCACGGCCGAGCTGAAGAACCCGTTGACCGGGCAGGGCGTCGAGCACGCGAAGCGGCAGTACCGCGAGGAGCGCGACCCGACTGAACTGATCTTCCGGAACCGCGTAGTCGCGAACTTTGCCGTCGACCCCGACCTCGTGTTCGTCGCGACTGAACTGCGCGGCGAACGCACCCGGTTCCTGCCGTTCAACACCGGCTCCGACGGCCCTGGCAAGCCCGGCGGTGCGGGCAATCCGCCGACGACTCAGTTCGGGAAATACGCCACCTCGTATCTCTGGGAACAGGTGTGGCAGCCGGACAACTGGCTTGACCTGCTCGAACGGTTCGTCCACGAGTACCGTGAGAAGAGCGCGAACGGGCGGATCAAGAAGTCGTTGATCTTCCCGCGCTATCACCAGTGGGACGTCGTCAAGAAGATCACCGCCCACACCGCCCGCCACGGCACTGGCCACGACTATCTCGTGATGGCGTCCGCCGGATCCGGGAAGTCGAACACGATCGCGTGGCTCGCGTACCGGCTGTCCTCGTTGCACACGCCGGCCGATCCGGCGGAGCTGGACGCGGACGCACGTGCGAAGGGACTCAAGCCAGGTTCGCCGGTGTTCGACAAGGTCCTCATCATCACTGACCGCCGCAACCTCGACTCGCAGCTTCGCGCCACGGTGGGCAGTTTCGAGCAGACCGCGGGTACAGTCGTTGCGATCGACGAGAAAAACGGGTCGAAGTCCGAGCAGCTCGCGAAGCGGCTGTCGAGTTCGCAGGGCAAGATCATCACGGTTACCCTGCAGACGTTCCCCGCACTGCTGGACTTTCTGCGGAAGAACCCGACCGAGATCAAGGGCTCTCGGTTCGCGATCGTCGTGGACGAGGCGCACTCGTCGCAGTCCGGCGACGCGGCCGGCGATGTGCGCAAGGCGCTGCGCAACCTCGCGTTGGACGCCGACGACGACAGCAACGAGCCGGGCGCGACCGAGGCGAAGGTTCCCGCGGACGATCTTGAGGCCAAGCTCAAGCGACGCGTCGCCGAGCGCGCGAAGAACCCGAACCTGTCGTACTTCGCGTTCACCGCCACGCCGAAGTCGAAGACCCTGGAGTATTTCGGCACGCTCGGCGAGCGCGACGGCAAGGCCGCGTTCGTCCCGTTTCACACCTACTCGATGCGGCAGGCAATCGAGGAGGGGTTCATCCTCGATCCGTTGCGGAACTACGTCACCTACAACACCTACTGGAAGCTGATCAGCAACAACCCTGACGACCGAGAGGTCGACGCCGCGAAGGCGAACCCGCAACTCGCACGGGCCGCGGTGATGCACCCGTCGACGGTCTCGCAGCACGCGCAGGTGATCGTCGACCACTTTCGCGCCCACACCCTCGGGCGGCTCGGCGGTCGGGCGAAGGCGATGGTGGTGACCGCGTCGCGGCAGAGCGCAGTGCAGATGTCGCGGGCCATCAAGAACTACATCGCGGACCTGCAGAAGAAGGGCAAGCTCAGGGACGACATCGGGGTGCTCGTCGCGTTCTCGGGGACGCTGACCTACGAGAACGAGGAGGTCACCGAGTCCAAAGAGAACGGCGGCTTGCCGGAAACCGCGCTGACGAAGGCGTTCGCCTACACCCGCGCTGACGACCTCACCACGAAGACCGGCGGGGCCGGGCAGCCAGAGTACCGGATTCTGGTCGTCGCGGAGAAGTACCAGACCGGGTTCGACCAGCCGCTGCTGACGACGATGTATGTCAACAAGAAGCTAGGCGGGATTTCGGCCGTTCAGACGCTGTCGCGGCTCAATCGGACCGCCGATCGCAAGACCCAGGCCGACCTCGCGGTGCTGGACTTCGTCAACGAGGCCGGGGAGATCCAGGAGTCGTTCCGCCCGTATTTCGAGGACGCCGCGACGCTGCCGTCCGACCCGAACCTGCTCTATAACGCGCAGGGACGCGTGATGTCCCCGCCGATCCTGGTGGACACCGAGATGATCGCGTTCGTCGAAGCGTTCCTGGCCGCTGAACAGGCTTCGGGCGGCAGCGAGGCGAAATGGGCGAAGCTGCACGCCGAGCTGTATCGGCACATCGCCCCCGCTGTGCAGCGTTACGAAGAGCTTCTGAGGGACGAGACGCTGCAGGAACTCGCGGAACAGTTCCGTTTCGACCTGGGGGACTTCATCCGGAAGTACGGGTTCCTGTCGCAGATCGTGCCATATCAGGATGCCGAACTGGAGCGGCTGTACCTGTTCGGGCGGCACCTGCTCAACCGACTACCACACGGAAATAACGGCGGCGTCGACATCGGCGAGGTCGACCTCAGCCACCTGCGTGTCGAGAAGACCGGAGAACACGACCTCGGACTTGCACCGGACGGCACGGCGGAGCTCAGGGGCTTCGGCGACGGGTCTGGCACGAGCAAAAATCACGACAAGTCGCTGCTATCAGAGCTGATCGAGCGGTTCAACGATCGGCACGCCACCACGTTCACCGAAGACGACGTCGCGCGACCGTTCCGGGAAACCGTCCAGGACGAGAAGGTGCGCCAGGCCGCGATCGTCAACAACGAGGAGAACTTCGGGGCAGTCTTCGATGATGTCTTCGAAGACAAGATGGCTGACCACATCGACACCATCTCCGGCCTCG